A stretch of Oncorhynchus gorbuscha isolate QuinsamMale2020 ecotype Even-year linkage group LG24, OgorEven_v1.0, whole genome shotgun sequence DNA encodes these proteins:
- the col1a2 gene encoding collagen alpha-2(I) chain isoform X2 — protein MLSFVDNRILLLLAVTSFLASCQSGPTGEKGPRGNRGPQGRNGRDGKDGLPGVAGPPGPPGLGGNFAAQFDGGKGSDPGPGPMGLMGSRGPNGPPGSPGPQGFTGHAGEPGEPGQTGSIGARGPSGSAGKPGEDGNNGRPGKPGDRGGPGTQGARGFPGTPGLPGMKGHRGYNGLDGRKGESGSGGAKGETGAHGANGNPGPAGSRGLNGERGRAGPAGPAGARGADGSTGPAGPAGPLGAAGPPGFPGAPGPKGEIGGAGANGPSGPQGGRGEPGTNGAVGPVGPVGNPGNNGINGAKGAAGLPGVAGAPGFPGPRGGPGPQGPQGSTGARGLGGDPGPSGQKGDSGAKGEPGHSGVQGPAGPAGEEGKRGSTGEVGATGPAGLRGARGGAGTRGLPGLEGRGGPIGMPGARGATGPGGIRGAPGDAGRAGESGLTGARGLPGNSGQGGPPGKEGPSGAAGLDGRTGPPGPTGPRGQPGNIGFPGPKGPGGEAGKGGDKGPTGATGLRGGPGADGNNGAPGPAGVVGNAGEKGEQGPSGAPGFQGLPGPAGPAGEAGKPGNQGMHGDQGLPGPAGVKGERGNSGPAGSAGSQGAIGARGPAGTPGPDGGKGEPGSVGIAGGPGHQGPGGMPGERGAGGTPGPKGEKGEGGHRGLEGNMGRDGARGAAGPSGPPGPSGANGEKGESGSFGPAGPAGLRGPSGERGEGGPAGPPGFAGPPGSDGQTGPRGEKGPAGGKGDVGPAGPSGPAGQSGPSGASGPAGPPGGRGDAGPSGLTGFPGAAGRVGGPGPAGISGPPGSAGPAGKDGPRGLRGDSGPAGPQGEHGQIGPSGIAGDKGPTGESGPPGAPGTAGPQGVLGPSGFVGLPGSRGDKGLPGGPGAVGEPGRLGPAGASGPRGPAGNIGMPGMTGTQGEAGREGSPGNDGPPGRPGAAGFKGDRGEPGSPGALGSSGQPGPNGPSGAVGRPGNRGESGPTGNGGPVGAAGARGAPGPAGPRGEKGGAGEKGDRGMKGLRGHGGLQGMPGPNGPSGETGSAGITGPAGPRGPAGPHGPPGKDGRAGGHGAIGPVGHRGSPGHLGPAGPPGSPGLPGPAGPAGGGYDQSGGYDEYRADQPSLRAKDYEVDATIKSLNSQIENLLTPEGSKKNPARTCRDIKLSHPEWSSGFYWIDPNQGCIADAIKAHCDFSTGHTCIHPHPESIARKNWYRSSENKKHVWFGETINGGTEFAYNDETLSPQSMATQLAFMRLLANQATQNITYHCKNSVAYMDGENGNLKKAVLLQGSNDVELSAEGNSRFTFNVLEDGCTRHTGQWSKTVIEYRTNKPSRLPILDIAPLDIGGADQEFGLDIGPVCFK, from the exons ATGCTCAGCTTTGTGGATAACCGGATTCTGTTGCTGCTTGCAGTAACTTCATTTCTAGCATCATGCCAAT CG GGCCCAACGGGAGAGAAAGGACCTCGAGGTAACAGG ggtccCCAAGGCCGTAATGGAAGAGATGGTAAAGATGGACTCCCCGGCGTTGCCGGGCCCCCTGGTCCCCCTGGACTTGGAGGA AACTTTGCTGCTCAGTTTGATGGAGGAAAAGGCAGCGACCCCGGACCTGGACCCATG GGTTTGATGGGATCTAGAGGGCCCAACGGACCTCCCGGATCCCCT GGACCCCAAGGATTCACAGGACATGCTGGAGAGCCTGGAGAGCCCGGACAGACT GGCTCCATTGGTGCTCGTGGACCTTCTGGATCCGCTGGCAAGCCCGGTGAGGAT GGTAACAACGGCAGACCTGGAAAGCCTGGTGACAGAGGTGGCCCTGGAACTCAG GGTGCTCGTGGGTTCCCCGGAACTCCTGGACTTCCTGGAATGAAGGGACACAGA GGTTACAATGGTCTGGATGGACGCAAGGGAGAGTCTGGTTCAGGAGGTGCTAAG GGTGAGACAGGTGCCCATGGAGCTAACGGAAACCCCGGACCAGCT GGTTCTCGTGGTCTGAATGGTGAGAGAGGCCGTGCCGGCCCTGCTGGCCCCGCTGGTGCCCGTGGTGCTGATGGAAGCACCGGACCCGCCGGCCCTGCT GGTCCTCTTGGAGCAGCTGGCCCCCCTGGTTTCCCTGGAGCCCCTGGCCCCAAG GGAGAGATCGGAGGTGCTGGAGCCAATGGCCCATCCGGACctcagggaggcagaggagagccCGGTACTAATGGAGCCGTTGGCCCCGTCGGTCCCGTT GGTAACCCTGGTAACAATGGTATCAACGGCGCCAAGGGAGCTGCT GGTCTCCCCGGTGTTGCTGGAGCCCCTGGTTTCCCCGGCCCAAGAGGAGGTCCCGGCCCCCAGGGCCCTCAAGGATCCACTGGAGCTAGAGGCCTTGGT GGTGACCCTGGACCCTCTGGACAAAAAGGAGATTCTGGTGCTAAGGGAGAGCCT GGTCACTCTGGTGTCCAGGGTCCCGCTGGTCCCGCTGGTGAGGAGGGCAAGAGAGGCTCAACTGGTGAGGTTGGTGCCACCGGGCCCGCTGGTCTGCGTGGAGCTAGA GGAGGTGCTGGAACTCGTGGTCTGCCTGGTCTGGAGGGAAGAGGTGGTCCCATT GGTATGCCCGGAGCTCGTGGAGCCACCGGCCCTGGTGGTATCCGTGGAGCCCCTGGTGATGCCGGTCGTGCTGGCGAGTCTGGTCTGACTGGAGCCAGA GGCCTGCCCGGAAACTCTGGACAGGGTGGACCCCCAGGCAAGGAAGGCCCATCT GGTGCTGCTGGTCTGGACGGACGCACTGGTCCCCCCGGCCCAACTGGACCCAGAGGCCAGCCCGGTAACATCGGATTCCCCGGCCCCAAGGGACCTGGA GGTGAGGCTGGCAAGGGTGGTGATAAGGGACCAACTGGTGCAACTGGTCTGAGA GGCGGCCCAGGTGCTGATGGTAACAATGGAGCCCCCGGCCCAGCTGGAGTCGTT GGTAACGCTGGTGAGAAGGGAGAGCAGGGACCCTCTGGTGCACCAGGTTTCCAGGGTCTGCCCGGCCCCGCTGGACCTGCTGGAGAGGCTGGCAAACCTGGCAACCAA GGTATGCACGGAGACCAGGGACTCCCCGGACCCGCTGGCGTCAAG GGAGAGCGTGGAAACTCTGGTCCTGCTGGCTCTGCTGGATCTCAGGGTGCCATCGGCGCTCGTGGACCTGCTGGAACTCCAGGCCCCGATGGTGGCAAG GGAGAGCCTGGTTCTGTCGGCATTGCTGGCGGCCCTGGACACCAAGGACCCGGTGGCATGCCCGGTGAGCGCGGTGCCGGTGGTACTCCTGGACCCAAGGGTGAGAAG GGTGAGGGTGGACACAGAGGACTTGAGGGTAACATGGGAAGAGATGGAGCCCGT GGTGCCGCCGGACCAAGTGGACCCCCTGGACCTTCCGGTGCTAATGGTGAAAAG GGTGAGTCTGGCTCCTTCGGCCCTGCCGGACCTGCTGGTCTTCGTGGACCCAGT GGAGAGCGTGGAGAGGGTGGACCTGCCGGACCTCCTGGCTTTGCCGGGCCCCCT GGTTCTGATGGTCAGACTGGACCTAGAGGAGAGAAAGGACCCGCTGGTGGAAAGGGAGATGTCGGCCCCGCCGGCCCTTCTGGACCTGCTGGCCAATCTGGACCTTCT GGTGCTAGTGGACCCGCTGGCCCCCCTGGTGGTCGTGGTGATGCTGGACCTTCT GGTCTGACTGGTTTCCCTGGTGCTGCCGGTAGAGTTGGAGGCCCCGGTCCCGct GGTATTTCTGGGCCCCCTGGCTCCGCCGGTCCCGCTGGTAAGGATGGCCCTCGTGGTCTCCGTGGTGATTCTGGTCCCGCGGGACCTCAGGGAGAGCATGGACAAATTGGGCCCTCTGGTATCGCTGGAGACAAGGGACCCACTGGAGAGAGCGGTCCTCCC GGTGCTCCTGGTACCGCTGGACCCCAAGGTGTGCTCGGACCCTCTGGCTTCGTTGGTCTGCCTGGTTCCCGTGGTGACAAGGGTCTTCCTGGTGGTCCTGGTGCTGTG GGTGAGCCTGGTAGACTTGGACCTGCTGGTGCCTCTGGACCCCGTGGTCCCGCTGGTAACATTGGCATGCCCGGTATGACTGGTACTCAGGGAGAGGCTGGACGTGAG GGTAGCCCTGGCAACGATGGACCTCCTGGCCGTCCCGGAGCTGCTGGCTTCAAG GGTGACCGTGGTGAGCCTGGTTCTCCTGGAGCCCTTGGAAGCTCTGGTCAACCCGGACCTAACGGACCCTCCGGCGCCGTCGGCAGACCTGGAAACCGTGGAGAGTCT gGCCCAACTGGAAATGGTGGTCCCGTCGGTGCTGCTGGTGCCCGTGGTGCCCCC GGCCCCGCTGGTCCCCGTGGAGAGaagggtggggctggagagaaaggagacagaggcATGAAGGGTCTGCGTGGACATGGTGGTCTCCAGGGAATGCCCGGACCAAAC GGACCATCTGGTGAGACTGGCTCTGCTGGTATCACTGGACCTGCTGGACCCAGA GGCCCTGCCGGACCCCATGGTCCCCCTGGTAAGGATGGTAGAGCTGGAGGTCATGGTGCTATCGGACCTGTTGGACACCGTGGTTCCCCTGGACATCTCGGACCTGCT GGTCCCCCCGGCTCTCCTGGTCTTCCTGGACCCGCAGGTCCTGCTGGTGGTGGATACGACCAGTCTGGTGGATATGATGAGTACAGAGCTGACCAGCCCTCTCTCAGGGCCAAGGACTACGAGGTGGACGCCACCATCAAGTCCCTAAACTCCCAGATCGAGAACCTGCTCACCCCCGAGGGTTCCAAGAAGAACCCCGCCCGTACCTGCAGAGACATCAAACTCAGCCACCCTGAATGGAGCAGTG GTTTCTACTGGATCGACCCCAACCAGGGCTGCATCGCTGACGCCATCAAGGCCCACTGCGACTTCTCCACCGGACACACCTGCATCCACCCTCACCCAGAGAGCATCGCCCGCAAGAACTGGTACAGGAGCTCTGAGAACAAGAAGCACGTCTGGTTCGGAGAGACTATTAACGGTGGTACTGAG TTTGCGTACAATGACGAGACCCTGAGCCCCCAGAGCATGGCCACTCAGCTGGCCTTCATGCGTCTCCTGGCCAACCAGGCCACCCAAAACATCACGTACCACTGCAAGAACAGCGTGGCGTACATGGACGGCGAGAACGGCAACCTGAAGAAGGCCGTGCTCCTGCAGGGCTCCAACGACGTGGAGCTGAGTGCCGAGGGCAACAGTCGCTTCACTTTCAACGTTCTGGAGGACGGGTGCACT AGACACACTGGCCAGTGGAGCAAGACAGTCATTGAATACAGAACAAATAAACCATCTCGCCTGCCCATCCTCGACATTGCACCTTTGGACATTGGTGGAGCTGATCAAGAGTTTGGTTTGGACATTGGCCCAGTCTGTTTCAAATAA